A section of the Methanosarcina mazei S-6 genome encodes:
- a CDS encoding cobalamin biosynthesis protein, whose translation MIIPDSGHLALVLLLAAVIDIVFGEPPAAVHPVVWIGKLISFLKNAAPKNHRKLYGTAMALFCVLFASLLGYSVLYIAALPGIPGFLALLIEAYFLKATFAINCLLSPAREIYKHLEENRLEKVRELLPIYVSRNTSKLTKNQMSSAVVESVSENYVDGILSPIFYYAVFGEYGLVAAYAFKAISTLDSMVGYKTEPYKELGYFSAKSDDVLNWIPARISVIFILAAAFTVSLFPKKGRKINPFDSVKTALKDGMKTPSPNSGYPMAATAGALGVKLEKPNTYVLGASYPPTEIKDIKRVSQLIAIASGFSLVAFVAVIRMAGIYLHP comes from the coding sequence ATGATCATACCGGACAGCGGGCACCTCGCTCTGGTACTTCTGCTAGCTGCAGTCATAGACATAGTTTTCGGGGAACCTCCTGCTGCTGTCCACCCGGTCGTCTGGATAGGAAAACTGATCAGCTTTTTGAAAAATGCAGCCCCAAAAAACCACAGAAAACTTTACGGTACTGCAATGGCTCTCTTCTGCGTTTTATTTGCGTCATTGCTCGGGTATTCAGTCCTTTACATTGCAGCCCTCCCCGGAATTCCGGGATTTTTAGCCCTTCTTATAGAAGCTTATTTCCTCAAAGCTACCTTTGCAATCAACTGCCTTCTGAGCCCCGCGAGAGAGATTTATAAACACCTTGAGGAAAACAGGCTGGAAAAAGTAAGGGAACTGCTTCCCATTTACGTGAGCCGGAACACATCCAAACTGACAAAAAACCAGATGTCCTCGGCAGTTGTGGAATCAGTATCGGAAAATTATGTGGACGGCATATTGAGCCCGATATTTTATTATGCAGTCTTTGGGGAATACGGGCTTGTAGCAGCGTATGCATTTAAAGCCATAAGCACGCTGGACTCAATGGTAGGGTACAAAACCGAGCCCTATAAGGAACTGGGATACTTCTCAGCAAAATCCGATGACGTGCTGAACTGGATCCCTGCCCGGATCTCAGTTATCTTTATCCTTGCAGCAGCCTTTACAGTATCTTTATTCCCTAAAAAAGGAAGAAAAATCAATCCTTTTGACAGCGTAAAGACGGCACTCAAAGACGGAATGAAGACCCCCTCCCCCAATTCCGGTTATCCCATGGCTGCAACCGCCGGAGCCTTGGGAGTCAAACTTGAAAAACCCAACACTTATGTTCTGGGAGCCTCGTACCCACCCACCGAGATAAAAGATATAAAACGGGTGTCCCAATTAATAGCAATTGCTTCAGGCTTCTCACTCGTCGCTTTTGTGGCAGTGATCCGGATGGCGGGCATCTATCTTCACCCCTGA